Proteins encoded within one genomic window of Spirochaeta isovalerica:
- a CDS encoding PTS sugar transporter subunit IIA gives MKLKDWIKKDQCMVLQSTTKTETILEMLDVIATTGKIGDMENLKKEIFYREQIMSTGIGQGLAVPHVRFDGAREPIVLIGTKAEGLSDYESLDNAPVRIVVMIIVGAEQHREYLRILSLVAHKLKDHAFQEELLKAENGEDMALLIAGE, from the coding sequence ATGAAACTCAAAGACTGGATAAAAAAAGATCAGTGCATGGTACTTCAGAGCACGACCAAAACAGAAACAATTCTTGAAATGCTCGATGTTATAGCCACCACAGGTAAAATCGGGGATATGGAAAATCTGAAAAAAGAGATTTTTTACAGGGAACAGATTATGAGCACAGGAATCGGTCAGGGGCTGGCGGTTCCCCATGTTAGATTCGACGGGGCCAGGGAACCGATTGTTCTCATTGGAACGAAAGCGGAAGGGCTGTCCGATTATGAATCGCTCGATAATGCCCCTGTAAGAATTGTCGTTATGATTATCGTCGGTGCGGAACAGCATCGGGAATACTTGAGAATCCTCTCTCTCGTAGCCCATAAACTCAAAGACCATGCTTTTCAGGAAGAGCTTTTAAAAGCGGAAAACGGCGAAGATATGGCTTTGCTCATAGCCGGAGAATAA
- a CDS encoding CBS domain-containing protein, with translation MKLGSFIDKRAILAGDHFDHYYDAIDALIDIFGKLDLLPVSTAEVKDKVREREAQGTTVLPTGVAIPHARIEGFQDLLIGVWIPEEPLKTEQGEIGILFFFLTSQVGSLNYLPILSSIARSCSKDNFPYNLKGMNIHQIQDYFNGMVFRKELTVEDIMTPDPVTCSKDTTLEELLDLFFEKGLSYIPVIDEKNRQIGEVTIKDVLSEGVPDYIKRLGNVRFLKTLEPFEALLRNEKTILVKDIMRPCNRGLPKEASIIEAVSNISSKGYRHLPIFDGKELIGLVSETDILHKVLRG, from the coding sequence ATGAAACTGGGATCATTCATCGATAAAAGAGCCATTCTGGCGGGAGATCACTTCGATCACTATTACGACGCCATAGACGCTCTGATTGATATTTTCGGCAAGCTGGATCTTCTTCCCGTCTCCACAGCCGAAGTCAAAGACAAGGTCCGGGAGCGGGAAGCCCAGGGGACAACGGTTCTTCCTACTGGCGTGGCCATTCCCCATGCGAGAATTGAAGGATTCCAGGACCTGCTGATCGGTGTCTGGATCCCGGAAGAGCCGCTTAAGACAGAACAGGGGGAAATAGGCATTCTCTTTTTCTTTCTCACTTCTCAGGTTGGTTCTCTCAATTATCTTCCCATCCTCTCTTCCATTGCCAGGAGCTGCAGCAAAGATAACTTCCCCTATAATCTCAAGGGAATGAATATACATCAGATTCAGGATTATTTTAACGGGATGGTGTTCCGCAAAGAGCTGACGGTCGAAGATATTATGACTCCGGATCCGGTAACCTGCAGCAAGGATACGACTCTCGAGGAACTGCTGGATCTTTTCTTTGAAAAAGGACTCAGTTATATTCCTGTTATCGATGAAAAAAACAGGCAGATCGGAGAAGTCACAATCAAGGATGTTCTCTCCGAAGGGGTTCCCGATTATATAAAACGGTTGGGAAATGTCCGTTTTCTCAAGACGCTGGAGCCTTTCGAGGCATTGCTGAGAAATGAGAAAACCATTCTTGTTAAAGATATCATGAGGCCATGCAACAGAGGGCTTCCCAAGGAAGCATCCATAATCGAAGCGGTTTCCAACATCAGTTCCAAAGGGTACAGGCATCTGCCTATTTTCGACGGCAAGGAGCTGATCGGGCTGGTAAGCGAAACCGACATTCTGCATAAGGTTTTAAGGGGTTAG
- a CDS encoding cation:proton antiporter encodes MEIDIHSINMILLLGVVLFGGTLTGRLFQKWKIPQVVGYIGLGLILGQTGLNIINGKIITSLRPFSTFALGLIGFMIGGELKIQTIKKFGKQFVTILLLESLSAFVVVFIFITSLSFFFFKDMRIALSLGLLMGAISSATAPAATTDVLWENKTRGPLTTIILGIVAMDDAVSLLLFAVATSVAGILTGQDGGSLLASLGGLAWEIGISVALGAGLGFLLYIIIRGFVDEDKILAFSIGAILLLIGLAQSLAVDVILATMAMGFFISNFAPRRSKETFHLVEKFTPPVYVLFFVMVGATLNVKGLTFVTVSMALVYLVGRMGGKTAGSIIGALLSKAPGSVRKYLPLCLFSQAGVAIGLSIVAGQTFPGVIGDTIVLVVTATTFVVQIIGPASVKYAVSKAGEVGLNISEQDLIRQSRGADLADADIPVIGEGENLRSILNIFATRDNLYYPVSDKDNRLMGILSIEKLKDTFIASDLSDYLLAHDIMDKVNYTASMDTEAAEIYSIFQKSHVASIPVVDKDGKVEGMIEYRRMQQHLSRRLSELKEKARRMEEE; translated from the coding sequence ATGGAAATAGATATACACTCAATTAATATGATACTCCTTCTCGGAGTCGTTCTTTTCGGCGGGACTTTAACCGGCAGACTTTTTCAGAAATGGAAAATTCCCCAAGTGGTCGGCTATATCGGACTGGGTCTGATTCTCGGCCAGACGGGGCTGAATATAATTAATGGCAAGATCATTACCAGCCTGCGCCCTTTCAGCACCTTCGCCCTGGGACTCATCGGTTTTATGATCGGTGGTGAATTAAAGATCCAGACCATTAAAAAATTCGGAAAACAGTTTGTCACCATACTCTTGCTGGAATCTCTCAGTGCTTTTGTCGTGGTGTTTATCTTCATCACATCCCTGTCTTTCTTCTTTTTTAAAGATATGCGCATCGCCCTATCGCTTGGATTGCTGATGGGTGCCATTTCGTCCGCCACGGCACCGGCTGCCACAACAGATGTTCTCTGGGAGAACAAGACGAGAGGCCCTCTGACCACTATTATACTGGGAATCGTGGCCATGGATGATGCTGTATCCCTTCTGCTTTTTGCAGTCGCTACCAGTGTCGCGGGTATACTGACTGGACAGGATGGCGGGAGCCTTCTCGCCAGTCTGGGAGGACTCGCCTGGGAAATCGGTATATCCGTCGCACTGGGTGCAGGGCTCGGATTTCTGCTGTATATCATTATCCGCGGATTCGTAGATGAAGATAAAATCCTGGCTTTTTCGATCGGGGCCATTCTGCTTTTGATAGGTTTGGCGCAGTCTCTTGCTGTCGATGTCATTCTCGCTACGATGGCCATGGGATTTTTCATTTCAAATTTTGCTCCCAGGAGAAGCAAGGAAACCTTTCACCTCGTTGAAAAATTCACTCCGCCTGTTTATGTTCTCTTTTTCGTAATGGTGGGCGCCACGCTCAATGTGAAAGGTTTAACTTTTGTCACGGTTTCTATGGCCCTGGTCTATCTGGTCGGGAGAATGGGAGGTAAAACAGCGGGAAGCATCATCGGCGCTCTGTTGTCGAAGGCTCCCGGTTCAGTCAGAAAATATCTGCCCTTATGTCTTTTCAGTCAGGCGGGTGTCGCAATCGGACTTTCCATTGTCGCCGGCCAGACATTTCCGGGCGTAATCGGCGATACCATTGTTCTGGTCGTTACGGCTACTACTTTCGTCGTTCAGATCATCGGTCCGGCCTCAGTAAAATACGCCGTTTCGAAAGCCGGAGAGGTGGGACTCAACATTTCCGAGCAGGATCTGATCCGGCAGAGCAGGGGGGCGGATCTGGCCGATGCGGATATACCTGTTATAGGGGAAGGCGAAAACCTCAGATCCATTCTCAATATTTTCGCTACGAGGGATAACCTTTATTACCCTGTATCGGATAAGGATAACAGGCTGATGGGAATTCTCTCAATCGAGAAACTCAAAGATACCTTTATCGCTTCTGATCTTTCCGATTATCTTCTGGCTCATGATATAATGGACAAAGTAAACTATACTGCGAGTATGGATACAGAAGCTGCGGAAATATACTCCATTTTCCAGAAAAGCCATGTGGCTTCCATCCCTGTTGTGGATAAGGATGGCAAAGTGGAGGGAATGATAGAATACAGAAGAATGCAGCAGCATCTTTCCAGGCGTCTTTCCGAATTAAAAGAAAAAGCCAGGAGGATGGAAGAGGAGTAA
- a CDS encoding ArsB/NhaD family transporter — MFHLVIGVVFFVLLFVLISLEVVNKTILAILGAVLFIATGIINEHAAYAEIDWNVIFLLIGMMVIVGITKGSGLFQYIAIKSAKIVNGDPVKILILFSLITALLSALLDNVTTVLILTPVIILISVEMGLSPVPYIISSTLASNIGGMATLIGDPPNIMIGSAARLGFHDFLINLGPLVLILLVVHSLTIYLLFSNKLNVSMERRARIMEFDENASISDKALLIKSLAVMALVLIMFLLHGVTGLEPSTIALGGAALLMLLVGGEEVEEFFHEVEWSTIFFFIGLFIMVGGLVELGVINYLAVKYLQLTKGNVLLTAESIIWVSGFLSAFLDNIPYVATMIPLVENLGEHIGQIAVQPVWWSLAIGACLGGNGTLIGASANVVSAGISSRSGYKISFMDFTRYGMISMISTLLVSSFYVYLRYLI, encoded by the coding sequence ATGTTTCATCTGGTCATAGGTGTCGTATTTTTTGTTCTCCTTTTTGTACTCATATCACTGGAGGTGGTAAATAAAACAATACTGGCTATACTCGGTGCAGTTTTGTTTATCGCAACGGGAATCATCAATGAACATGCCGCCTATGCTGAAATAGATTGGAATGTAATTTTCCTTCTAATCGGGATGATGGTAATCGTCGGTATTACCAAAGGATCGGGGCTTTTCCAGTACATCGCTATAAAATCTGCAAAAATCGTCAATGGCGATCCCGTTAAAATACTCATTCTGTTTTCCCTGATTACGGCGCTCTTATCCGCTTTGCTGGACAATGTCACGACAGTTCTCATATTAACTCCCGTCATTATTCTGATTTCCGTCGAGATGGGACTGAGTCCCGTTCCCTATATCATCAGTTCGACACTGGCTTCCAATATCGGCGGGATGGCAACTTTGATAGGGGATCCCCCCAATATCATGATCGGCAGCGCGGCGAGACTGGGATTTCACGACTTCCTGATCAATCTGGGGCCTCTTGTTCTTATCTTGCTTGTCGTTCACAGTCTGACCATCTACCTCCTGTTCAGTAATAAACTCAATGTCAGCATGGAAAGGCGGGCCAGAATCATGGAGTTCGATGAAAATGCATCGATCAGTGACAAAGCTCTTCTTATCAAAAGTCTGGCTGTCATGGCCCTGGTGCTCATTATGTTTCTTCTCCATGGCGTAACGGGACTCGAGCCTTCCACAATCGCCCTGGGAGGAGCGGCGCTCCTGATGCTCCTGGTCGGAGGCGAAGAGGTCGAGGAGTTTTTTCATGAGGTGGAATGGTCTACCATTTTCTTCTTTATCGGTCTCTTTATCATGGTTGGCGGCCTGGTCGAACTGGGAGTTATTAATTATCTCGCTGTGAAATACCTTCAGCTGACAAAAGGAAATGTCCTGCTGACCGCCGAATCCATTATCTGGGTCAGTGGGTTCCTCTCGGCATTTCTCGATAATATTCCCTATGTGGCAACCATGATTCCCCTGGTTGAAAACCTGGGTGAACATATCGGTCAGATCGCTGTTCAGCCTGTCTGGTGGTCACTCGCTATCGGTGCCTGTCTCGGCGGGAACGGCACGCTGATCGGAGCGTCGGCCAATGTCGTCAGCGCGGGGATTTCCAGCCGGAGCGGATACAAAATCAGCTTTATGGATTTTACCAGGTACGGAATGATTTCCATGATCAGCACGCTCCTTGTTTCATCTTTCTATGTATATTTGCGATACCTGATCTGA
- a CDS encoding DUF6062 family protein, whose amino-acid sequence MKYKLETIPVWDAFKEDTECPICDLAEKAEERYLKFYLGSSVMNPETRVEVNKTGFCPDHFTGLLAERSNHGLGLMTHTHLEKRMELLRPYLKSLKSEAAKASGKLGPLKPRKLMSSISDLEKHLSGHEESCMICDRIDYTLKRYTFTIVHLWKTDEEFRDVFGRSRGFCFHHLPDLLKMAEEILSPGKLAEFTEEVVNLIEENNLRLEKEILWFTQKFDSQNFDKPWGTSEDAHYRTIQKLTGRSNRKIKK is encoded by the coding sequence ATGAAATACAAGCTCGAAACAATACCTGTCTGGGATGCTTTCAAAGAAGATACGGAATGCCCCATCTGCGATCTGGCCGAAAAGGCGGAAGAACGATATCTCAAATTTTACCTGGGCAGCTCGGTTATGAATCCGGAAACGAGAGTCGAAGTCAATAAAACCGGTTTTTGTCCGGACCATTTTACCGGACTCCTTGCCGAGAGAAGCAACCATGGGCTGGGACTGATGACTCATACCCATCTGGAAAAGAGAATGGAACTTCTCCGCCCCTATTTAAAATCGCTTAAGTCGGAAGCGGCTAAAGCTTCAGGGAAATTGGGTCCTCTGAAACCCAGAAAGCTTATGTCCTCAATATCGGACCTTGAAAAGCACCTATCAGGTCATGAAGAGTCCTGTATGATCTGCGATAGAATTGATTACACTCTCAAACGCTACACATTTACCATTGTCCATTTGTGGAAGACTGATGAGGAATTCCGGGATGTCTTTGGAAGATCAAGAGGCTTCTGCTTCCATCACCTTCCGGATCTGCTGAAAATGGCGGAAGAAATCCTGTCTCCCGGTAAACTGGCTGAATTTACTGAAGAGGTAGTCAATCTCATAGAGGAAAACAACCTGCGGCTTGAGAAAGAGATTCTCTGGTTCACTCAGAAATTCGATTCCCAGAATTTCGACAAACCCTGGGGAACATCGGAGGACGCTCACTACCGGACGATTCAGAAACTGACTGGGCGGAGCAACAGGAAAATAAAGAAATAA